One stretch of Archocentrus centrarchus isolate MPI-CPG fArcCen1 chromosome 5, fArcCen1, whole genome shotgun sequence DNA includes these proteins:
- the LOC115780286 gene encoding cadherin-like protein 26, with protein MFCFFLLVYCLSGATSSDVLSRHRRAWSTDSFEIEEGHPGPFPYVLGKVDIARQYGIYFKLYGEGVDEEPMGVISIDKDSGTLYVHKAVDYEERKKLELIFEARKMDDSLDTRLRIEVFIKDINDNPPRFERNLYETNVDQEHTQGSSLLQAHANDLDQSGTLNSTFHYEIKSVSPNISDTEFFIDEPGEISFKGCLNHEVAEKFTIVVEAKDHGDIISLSSSTTVVIHIRDGNNHLPIISGQTGTGKVKELATGVSPLRLHVTDKDTPHTSAWRARYTVHGDEGEHFRIVTDLDTNDGILTVVKPLDFEKGAQRELLISVENEAPYYSCNVKERTSSGLWKVDTIKGHDPSGAAEPDSVQVTIEVEDNNDPPQFTVTTKKVVVEENAPVGTWVDKVTAVDPDSSHVRDFVYKIGNDSAGWVIVNPHTGDITMIKTPDRESPHVVNDLYTILVYAVDNGNPPMTGTATLHIHVTDQNDNVPKPRVDSLDVCVSDAPTTTNIMASDPDDVPYGGPFTFELLGNVEGKWSLNPAYGDTAGLVKEPSVYAGHHTIHLKISDMQGAFGVYNLSVAACDCTERPNCYKKQNAGANLGLYALCIIVFSLLLLLFVLLMAFSISRTREFIAMQPSDCAEATLLRSNIEAPGENVQIVLMIPDLIMETPANEYNNPSIFHCPPAEMQNTFLMKDMNQSFIHSHYGNFRRENLPQYSNAGNQFQSTWNPPISTNYDGTYQFEDMGAMNFQTQNFNCGMESDTLGLLQKLDLLQKQEGDFDCEPHIYAEQRDSDSTSELEPISISEEGSFQDTLEDLGPKFYQLAAVYSPEKQD; from the exons ATGTTCTGCTTCTTCCTGCTG GTTTATTGTTTGTCAGGTGCAACAAGCTCAGACGTGCTGAGCCGTCACAGACGAGCATGGAGTACTGACTCCTTTGAGATTGAGGAGGGCCATCCAGGACCGTTCCCATATGTGTTGGGCAAG GTGGATATTGCTCGGCAATATGGAATATACTTTAAACTGTATGGAGAAGGAGTGGATGAAGAGCCAATGGGAGTCATCTCCATTGACAAAGACTCTGGCACTTTGTATGTCCACAAGGCCGTGGACTatgaggagaggaaaaaactTGAG CTAATATTTGAGGCCAGGAAAATGGACGATTCACTTGACACCAGGTTACGAATTGAGGTTTTTATAAAGGACATCAATGACAACCCACCGCGCTTTGAGAGGAATCTGTATGAGACTAATGTTGATCAGGAACACACACAAG GCTCCAGTCTTTTGCAAGCGCATGCTAATGATCTAGACCAGAGTGGAACACTAAACTCAACCTTCCACTATGAAATCAAATCTGTGTCTCCAAACATTAGCGACACTGAATTCTTCATTGATGAGCCTGGGGAAATCTCATTCAAAGGATGTTTAAATCATGAG GTGGCTGAAAAGTTTACAATAGTGGTGGAGGCCAAAGACCATGGTGACATAATCAGCCTGTCCAGTTCAACCACTGTTGTGATTCACATACGGGACGGCAACAACCACCTTCCAATCATCAGTGGTCAAACG GGCACTGGCAAAGTGAAGGAGCTTGCGACTGGGGTCTCTCCTCTGCGGCTGCATGTGACAGACAAAGACACCCCCCACACCTCAGCATGGAGAGCCAGATACACCGTACATGGTGATGAGGGAGAGCACTTCAGGATAGTAACTGACTTAGATACTAATGATGGAATCCTGACAGTAGTTAAA CCTTTAGACTTTGAGAAGGGGGCACAGAGGGAGCTGTTGATCTCAGTGGAAAATGAGGCACCATATTACTCCTGTAACGTGAAAGAGAGGACATCCTCAGGCCTCTGGAAAGTTGACACCATTAAAGGCCACGATCCCTCTGGTGCAGCTGAGCCTGATTCTGTACAAGTCACCATTGAAGTGGAGGATAACAACGACCCTCCTCAGTTCACTGTGACCACGAAAAAGGTCGTGGTGGAGGAGAACGCACCAGTTGGAACCTGGGTGGACAAAGTTACCGCTGTGGATCCTGACTCCAGTCATGTGCGAGATTTTGT TTACAAGATAGGAAATGATTCTGCTGGCTGGGTGATCGTGAATCCCCACACAGGTGACATCACTATGATCAAGACACCTGACAGAGAATCTCCACACGTTGTTAACGACCTCTACACCATCTTAGTGTATGCAGTTGACAATG GTAACCCACCTATGACAGGTACAGCTACACTGCATATCCATGTGACTGACCAGAATGACAACGTGCCAAAGCCAAGAGTGGACAGCCTGGATGTGTGCGTGTCCGATGCCCCCACAACCACCAACATCATGGCCTCTGACCCGGATGACGTACCGTACGGAGGGCCTTTCACATTTGAACTGTTGGGGAATGTGGAAGGAAAATGGAGCCTGAATCCTGCCTATG GTGACACAGCTGGTCTGGTGAAGGAGCCCAGTGTGTACGCTGGTCACCACACAATTCATCTAAAGATCTCCGACATGCAGGGAGCATTTGGAGTTTACAACCTCAGTGTGGCTGCCTGTGACTGCACTGAGAGACCCAActgttacaaaaaacaaaacgctGGAGCAAATCTTGGCCTTTATGCTTTATGCATAATAGTTTTTTCACTGTTACTACTTCTAT TCGTGTTGCTGATGGCGTTCAGTATCTCACGCACAAGAGAGTTCATCGCTATGCAGCCTAGTGACTGTGCTGAAGCAACCCTCCTCCGATCAAACATTGAGGCCCCAGGAGAAAACGTCCAG ATTGTTTTAATGATTCCTGACCTTATCATGGAAACACCTGCCAATGAGTACAATAATCCATCTATCTTCCATTGTCCACCGGCTGAGatgcaaaacacatttttaatgaag GATATGAATCAGAGCTTCATCCATTCACACTATGGGAATTTTAGGAGGGAAAATCTGCCACAATACAGCAACGCTGGGAACCAG TTTCAGTCAACCTGGAATCCTCCAATATCCACAAACTATGATGGCACCTACCAG tttgaagACATGGGCGCCATGAACTTCCAAACACAAAACTTCAACTGCGGTATGGAGTCAGACACCCTTGGGCTACTTCAG AAGCTGGACCTGCTCCAGAAGCAAGAAGGGGACTTTGACTGTGAGCCTCACATTTATGCAGAGCAAAGGGACTCAGACAGCACATCAGAGCTGGAGCCCATCAGTATTTCAGAAGAGGGTTCATTTCAGGACACACTGGAAGACCTGGGCCCAAAGTTCTACCAACTGGCTGCAGTTTACAGCCCAGAAAAACAAGACTGA